The Prochlorococcus marinus XMU1408 genomic sequence GAAGATATTGGAGCATCATTATTGATAGCTGAAGAGTTGGCGCCTCATCTAGACGTTCCTGTTGAAGTTGTGCCTATGGAAGAACTAGAAAGTGTTTTAGAAAATTCAAGTCAAGGCACTGTTGTTACGAGTAGATATTTCTTACAACCTCTAGAAGAATTAGCCAGGCGTCATGAAGTCAGGGCAGTAGCGGTAGATTTAAGTGATTTCCAAAAAGAGTTAACTATTTTAAAAAAGCTTCGTTCAGGAAGTTGTGTAGGAATTGTCAGTATAAGCCCAGGGATACTAAGGGCAGCAGAGGTAATATTACATAGTATGCGAGGTAATGAAATTCTTTTGATGACCGCAAATCCTGATGTGGGAAGCAGATTAATTACATTGCTAAGAACAGCAAGTCATGTCATTTGTGATAATCCTAGTCTGCCTGTGATTGAGCATACTTTGAGGCAAAATAGATCTCAATTAATGAGAATGCCCCAAATTCATTGCGCACAAAAGTATCTAAGTGACTCTACAATTGAAGAGTTGAGTAAAGAGATTGGCCTTCAAGAATAAATATTGCATTAGGAATCAATGTTTCGATCACTAAGATCTGATTTCTCAATAATCAAAGAAAGAGATCCAGCTGCTAGGAACGTTTGGGAAATTATTTTTTGTTATCCAGGCTTTCAAGCTTTGGCTATTCATAGACTTAGCCACAAACTTTGGAAATATAAGCTTCCACTTTTGCCAAGGTTACTGAGTCACATAACAAGATTTTTAACAGGTGTAGAGATTCATCCTGGTGCAAAGATTGGTAGAGGTGTTTTTATCGATCATGGGATGGGAGTAGTGATAGGAGAAACAAGTGAAATAGGAGATAGATGCTTGCTTTACCAAGGTGTAACTTTAGGAGGCACTGGAAAAGAAAGTGGAAAAAGACACCCTACCCTTGAATCAAATGTCGTTGTAGGTGCTGGAGCGAAAGTACTGGGGGGTATTCGTGTAGGAACTAACACAAGAATTGGAGCAGGATCAGTTGTTGTTAAACATGTAGAAGCAAACAGTACAGTTGTTGGGATCCCAGGAAGAGTAGTTCACCAAAGTGGAGAAAAAATCAATCCCCTAGCACATTCTGCTTTGCCAGATACAGAAGCCAATGTTCTTCGTAATCTTATGGAAAGAATTGATCAATTAGAAAGTGATATTTTAGGCTTGCAAGATCTAGTCATTAAGATACAGACGAAACGAAAAAAAGAAGATATTATATTTGGTGAATCACAGAGTCTAAGAGATAAAGAAATTATTGAATTTATAGGAGATGAAATAAACGAAACAAATAGTTAAGTTATAACTTTTAAAGACTATTTACAGCAAAAAAGGTAGTCTTTTACTCTCCAAATCAAGCAATCTAAAAGTAATAAAAAGACCGACAAAATTAAAACTTAAAATTAAAATTGAATTCTGGTAGTTAATTGAACCATTAATAATACTTAGCCTTAAAGGATCTAAAATCTGATAAATAAAATTTAAATTTGTAATCCAAGATAAAGAACCTAAACTTTCTTTTGTATACAAAATTGGAGAAGTCAGAAAAACCAACTGAAGAACAATAGGAACTAATTGAGCGATATCAGTAAAACGAACACTAATAAGGCAAACAATTACAGGGAACCAGTATATGAAAATTAAAAAATTAAAAAATGGTATCCATGAATAAATTAATAGATTACTTATTAATGATAATTTGAAGAAAAGAAATACCAAAAAAACTAATATAAATGACTGAATGAAAGTTTGTACTTGAAAAGACCATTCCTCTAAAGTATAAAAAATAGGCTTAAGATTCATATTCTTTATATTTGATGAATTATGTACAAATAAATTAGGTGAATTAGAAATTGATGAACTAATTGTATTCCATATAACTAAGCCAAATCCTAGGTATATAAAGTAAGAACTAAAATTATCTACTGAAAAAACAGTACCATAAACAACTCCTAAAGTTCCTATGGATAATAAATTAGATAAACCTAACCAAAAGCTACCAAGGGTAGTTCTAGCAAACCTTGCTCTAGACCTAGAGGTGGCTGTATACCACCAAGCCTTTCTAGTCTTAAAGGCAAATTTAAAATTATCCAATAACATTTTTACGATAATAATCATGTGTATGATAATAATTCAAAGCAGCATCTAAAGGACCATCATATGCAATTGAACCATGACTAAAAACAATACCTCTATTACAAAACTGTTTTAAAAGTTCTTCAGAATGACTTGCTAAAAACAATGTTGCTGCTGATTCCATAAATTGTTTCATTCTTTCTTCAGCGCGATCACAAAAATCGGCATCACCAGTACCAAAACCTTCATCTATTGCTAAACAATCATGCGGACTGGAAGTCAGAATTGAAAAAATTAATCTTGCAGACATACCCTCACTATAGGTTTTAATTGGTAAAGAGATATATGATCCGAGTCCTGAAAATTCTATTATTTCATTTAAGAAAGTTTCAAAACCTTTTAAGGTATGGTTTTTCAATAAATAGTGTGCTTTACAAGCATCGATTCCTGAAAGTTCTGAACTAGTTAGAAAAGTCTTTTGCAGCATCGGATAAACATCTACTAGAATTTTTATTTTTCCACTAGTAGGTAAATATATGCCAGAAATAAGTCTTAGAAAACTACTTTTACCAGAGCCATTATGACCAATCAATGCAACTCTCTCTCCTTTCATAATCTTTAAGTTAATATTATTTAAAGCAATAATATTAGTCCTATTCTTTGATTGATCTAAGGCCCCACCTGTAATATTAATAACCTTCTTTGCAACTCTCTTTGTTAAAGATCTATTCTCTAAATAATAAATAGGAATAGAAAGAGAAACACCTTTAATTTCAATTGCCGACTTAGTAAGTATATTTAACGAATCATCAGATAAAGAACTTATAAAGTCTTTTACATTTTCGTAAGAAACCTTTTCATGCGTAATATTAGCAAGAAAATTAGATACTCTAATAAATGATTTTCCCGAGAGCCAAGGAGTAATTGAATCAGGTTTATACAAATTAATCAAAGTAATACTTTTACTTATTTGTTTAGTGAATATTTCTGAAGCAGAAGTTTTATTTTGGATAATATTAATATCTTTTTCCTCTTGATTGATATCAATTGAATAAGGTTTATTTTTAACGTATAATAAGTTATAGACAATATCAGAAATTTGATAGTCTTTATTATTAACCATATCAATCCAATAATTCAAACCATCAAAATCAGCTTTCCTATTAAATAAATTTAAATATATTTTATTGATCTTAAATTCAAGAGATTTTTCATGAGCAACATACTTTGTATATTCATCTTGCCTAGATAATTCATTAGATATCTCTCTTAATGTAATTGATTCATTAGATCGTGAGAGCCAATAATTGATTCCAGATGGATCTCCAGGTCTTCCAAAATATGCTATGTATAATTTTTGCAAATCATTGGTATCAACATTGATCATAAAAAAAATTAATTATTTAATTTATACTTCTACTTTTTTTTGAGCTGGCTGAAACATAAACATCGAATAAATTACATTCCTTCTCATATTTATCATCATATCTAAGAACATATCATATCCTTCATTTTTATATTCTATCAATGGATCTTTTTGACCATATCCTCTTAAGCCAACTGATTCTCTCAATGAATCCATTGACTGTAAATGATCTCTCCAAAGAGTATCTAATTGTTGAAGTATAAAGAATCTTTCAGCTTGCCTCATTATTCCTGGATGAGTTTGCTCTACTTGAGCTTCTTTAATATCATAGGCATTTCTTAACTGTTCTTTTAAAAAATCTTTTAATTCATTTTTATTTAATCCAAGTAATTCTTCAGATTTGAGATCACTTAATAAATAAATAAATTCTTTCACTTTAGAGACTAAATTGACCAAGTCCCATTCCTCAGGTGGTAAATCTTCATTAACATATGCTTCAACTATTTCTTCCATAGTTCTCTGACCGTATCCGATGACTTGAAGTTTCAACTCTTTACCATCTAATACTCTTCTTCTTTCTGAATAAACCGCTTTTCTTTGATTATTCATTACTTCATCATATTCAAATATTTGTTTTCTAATATCATAATAATAAGTCTCTACTTTTTTTTGGGCTCCCTCTAAAGAGCGAGTAAGCATTCCAGACTCAATAGGCATATCTTCTTCAACCCTAAAAGCATTCATTAAACCTGCCACTCTATCTCCTCCAAAAATACGTAGAAGGTTATCTTCCAACGACAAGAAAAAACGTGTGCTTCCTAAATCACCTTGCCTCCCAGATCTACCTCTCAATTGATTATCAACTCTTCTAGATTCATGACGTTCAGTTCCAATTACATGTAACCCGCCTGCTTGACGAACATTTGTTTCTTCTTGATTTAAAACTACTTCATATTCTTTTTTTATTAATTGTATTGCGTTTCTTAATTCCTCGATATTTTTATCCTGTGTTGGTGTTTTCTCGGCAGCAGTAGCAATATAATCATCTAGCTCAATTGAACTAAGAGCTCTGTCACCCCATTCTTTGACTAATTTTGAGGCTAATGAAACTAGCTTTTGTTCAGTTTCTTCACTCAGCAATACAGGAAAAATATTTTTCAGCGATACAGATTGGATTTTTTTTGACCTTTTAGATTGTTGTTTCTCACTTTCACTAAAACCGACTGACTCAGAGTTTCGTTGAAGAGGAATTGGAGGCTTATGACCTTCCTCAGGTTTTATTAAACGAGAACTAAGAATTTCTTTGATTTTCAATCTTGACATATAGTCGCTATTGCCTCCAAGAATTATATCCGTCCCCCTTCCAGCCATATTAGTAGCAATAGTCACAGCTCCTGAACGACCGGCTTGAGCAACTATTTCAGCTTCTCTTTCAACATTTTCAGGTTTTGCATTTAATAGATTATGAGGTATTTGTTGCTCCGACAAAAGAGTGCTTAACAGCTCACTCTTTTCAACACTTGTCGTACCTACTAGAACCGGCCTTCCTTGATTATGAATATCAGCTGTTTCTTTTGCTACTGCTCTCCATTTACCCGATTCAGTTTTAAAAACTTGATCAACCCAATCTTCTCTTGAAATTCTGCGGTTGGTTGGCACAACAGTAGTTTCCAATTTATATGTTTTTTCAAATTCAACTTCTTCAGTCTTTGCAGTTCCTGTCATACCTGACAGTCTGGGATATAGGAGAAAGAAATTTTGGTAAGTAATTGAAGCCAAAGTTTGAGTCTCTGGCTGAATAGGAAGATTTTCTTTAGCTTCAATGGCTTGATGCTGCCCATCACTCCATCGTCTTCCAGGCATGACTCTACCTGTAAATTCATCTACGATTACCGCTTCTTTATCACGAACGATGTAATTAACATCTTTAACAAAAAGTTCTTTGGCCTTAAGAGCATTAGTTACATAATGAGCCCAAGGATCTTTTGGATCAAATAAATCTTTAACCTTTAAAAGCTCCTCAGTTTTAGCAAATCCTTCGTCCGTAAGGATACAACTCCTTTGTTTCTCATCTACTTCATAATCCCCCTCTGGATCAATTCCATCTTTACTGGTATCAATCGCCCTTTTTAAATTCTCTACAACTGCAGCAGCTTTTTGGTATTTTTCTTGCGGACGCTCAACTTGTCCAGAGATAATTAAAGGTGTTCTAGCCTCGTCTATCAAAATCGAATCAACTTCATCAATTACACAAAATTGAAAATCTCTTTGAACAATTTCAGATTTATCAGCTGCCATATTATCTCGCAAATAATCAAATCCCAACTCAGAGTTCGTTGCATATGTAATGTCACAGGAATAGTTCTTTTTTCTTTCTGGAGGGGCCATAGATTGTTGAACTAATCCAACGCTAAGTCCAAGAAAGCGATGGATTTGCCCCATCCATTCAGCATCTCTTCTTGCTAAGTAATCGTTGACCGTGACCACGTGAACTCCTCTTCCTGTCAAAGCATTCAAATAACTGGGCAAAGTAGCAACCAATGTTTTACCCTCCCCTGTTTTCATCTCAGCAATTTGCCCTTCATGAAGAACCATTCCTCCAATCAATTGAACATCAAAATGCCTCATACCTAAAACTCTTTTCGAAGCTTCTCGAACTACAGCAAAAGCTTCGGGAAGCAAATTATCAAGCAAAGCAAGCTGTTCATCAAAAGAAGAAGTCTTTTCAAGCTTTATTCGAAAATTAGATGTTCGAGTTCTTAAATCTTCATCACTAATATTCAATAAATCCTCTTCCAAAATATTGATGTCTGTGACTAGTGGAGAATATCGCTTAAGTTTTCTCCCATTTGGATCTCCTAATAACTTTGCAAACATTTATGTTTATATCAGTTCAATTATTATATTATATTGTTTATGAGAGTTGCAATGCTTAAAGATTAAATATTTTAAATATACAAATTATTATTAATTAATTGTTTATAAACTTTAAATAAAAAAGAATATAGCACAAAGATTTAATCGCTATATAATAAAATTTTTCAGGATTTCTAATCTTTTTTATAGTTAAGAATGCTCAGTACAGTAGGATTCTAAAAAGCGTCAAGAAACAAGGGTGAGTCAAAACAAAACCGCTCTGATCACAGGCATAACAGGGCAAGATGGAAGCTACCTTGCAAAACTTCTACTTGAAAAAGGCTATGAAGTTCATGGAATGATAAGACGATCTAGCCAAAAGAATACACAACTGATAGACAATCTCTCTCATTATGATCACAATCAAAAGCTTCAATTACACTATGGCGATTTAACACATAGCACTAATATCCTTCGCATTATTCATGATGCCCAGCCTGATGAAATCTATAATTTAGGTGCCCAAAGTCATGTTCACGTCAGCTTCGATACCCCTGAATATACTGCCCAAACAGATGCACTTGGACCTTTACGGATACTTGAAGCTGTCAGAATACTTGGACTAACAAAAAAAACTAAGGTTTACCAGGCTAGTACATCTGAGCTGTACGGTCTAGTTAAAGAAACACCTCAAAACGAAAAAACACCGTTTCATCCAAGAAGTCCTTATGGAGTAGCAAAATTATATGCTTACTGGATAGTTGTTAACTATAGAGAGGCATATGGAATGTTTGCTTGTAATGGCATACTTTTTAATCACGAATCACCAAGAAGAGGAGAGACTTTTGTTACGAGAAAAATCACTAAAAGTTTATCCAGAATAGAGTTGGGTCTTCAAGAATATTTAGATATTGGAAATCTTGAATCTTTACGTGATTGGGGGCATGCGAAAGACTATGTTGAAATGCAGTGGTTAATGCTCCAACAAAAAGAACCAAGAGATTATGTAATTGCGACTGGACAACAAATCTCTGTAAGAAAATTCATTGAACTTTCTGCACAAGAGCTCCAATGGGGAGATATCATTTGGGAAGGAAAAGGATCAGATGAAATTGGAAAAAGATCAGATAATAATAAAATCGTGATCAGAGTAAATAAAAAGTATTATCGTCCTTCTGAAGTTCAAACATTAGTTGGAGATGCTAGTAAAGCTAGGCAAGAGCTTGGTTGGCTCCCTAAAATCTCTTTAAAAGAAATGATCTCAGAAATGATAAAAAATGATTTAAATGAAGCAAAAAAAGAATTAAACTAAAAAATTAGATTTTGTTTTTCATATGAATACCTAATAAACAAACATATATGTAGATTTCATGAAAATTAGATATTCTAATATTAATTTATCAACTTAAGGTATTAATAAAATTCATAATAATAAAAAGTGAAGTCTCAATACAATTCTAAGAATCTCGAAGAATTATAAAACTATTTACAAATTCAACTAACGTTTCAAGAAGTTAGGTTTATATGAAATTAATTCCACTAATCAATCTTTAAGAAATTCAAATCGAAACATATTTCGTCGGGTAACCGAACTAGACATAGTCTTCATTCAAAGAGTATAAATAATTAGTTTTTAATAAAAAAATGGCTAAAATTACTATTGATGGAAAAGATTATGATACTGATTCATTTTCTGATGATGCAAAGAAAAATTTTGCAAGTCTTCAATTTGTTCAGACCGAAATCAATAGACTTCAATCACTTTTGGCAGTAGCAAAAACAGCTCAAGTTGCATACTCCACAGCACTTAAAAATGCTGTTGAATCTTAAAAGTTTTTAACTAATGTTAGAGACTTTAGATTGTCTATCCAATAAATCTATTTTATTACTTGAAAAAAATAGACTTTTATTCCCTTTGATAAAAACTGAGCTAATAAAAAGCGAGCTAGATAATTTAACTATAGAGAAAGAGATAGAAAAAAAAAATATTGAGAAAATTAAAGAAAAATATGGATTAACTGATGATGAAAAGTTTGAAGAATGGCTAAAGTCTCAAAATTTGCAAAAAATTGAATTTGAGCATGCAGCTCTTCAAAATTTAAAGCTCCAAGAATTTTACCAACAGAATTTTTCAAACAAGTTAGATGCCAGATTTCTTAAAAGGAAATCTCAATTAGATATCATCATTTACAGTATTATTAGAGTTAAAGATCCTTATAAAGCTCAAGAACTATATCAAAGGATTATCGAAAAAGAAGCTTGCTTCGAAGACCTTGCGGCCAAGTATTCAGAGGGGATAGAAAAGAGAACTAGAGGTATTGTTGGCCCAATTGAGGCAGCAAAAACACATCCTGGTGTTCTACAGATTTTAAGAACAAGTGAGCCAGGCTTCATTAATCAACCACTGCAAGTACAAGGTTTCTATGTAGTGACCAGACTAGAATCTTATGATGCAGCTGAATTAGATGAATTTATGCGAAAAAAAATGGGAGAAGAACTATTTAACGACTATATAGAAACTAAGTCTGAAGAGCTCAGACAAAATATCCTCAATAAAAACCCTGAAAAATAATATAACTAATACACATGAATATTAATTTTAGAGAAATAGAAGCTTTTAAAAATATCGATGCAGCTAACATTGAAAAGTTAAAAGCAGATGCTCAATTAATAAAATTCTCTCTTGGGCAGCCACTCTGCAAAAAAGAAATAATACCAAATAAAGTTTTTATTATTCTTCAAGGACAAGCAAGATTTCTTCATGATAATGGTATGAGTTCTGAGACCATTGTCAAACTTAAACCAATTACTTTTGTTGGTCTTTCATCAATTTTAAGAGCTCATGGTTGCGAAGAAATCATGGCAGTTAATGAATTAATTGCCATAGGTTTATCTGATACAATTATTTTAGATTTATATGAAAATGATTTAAATTTTAGAGACTGGTGTCAAAGCAAAATTCAATTTCCTGAGATATATTCAATTGCGAATCATTTAAACGAAAATCTCCCGAAAAAAATATTTAATTTAAAAGAATTAATCAATATCTTAATAAAAAATATTAGATTAAAATCAATTGTAGACGAAGAAATATTAGAACCAAAAGAAGATTACGTTAGCATTGCTGGAAGCGATAATATAGATGGATACAGACTTTATGATTTAATTAATGTTAGAAAAAAAATTAGTATTAGGGGCAAACTGGATGGGAGAGTTTTTGAAATTCCTAAAGAGATTTATGAAAAAATATCTCAATTATCTAGTTCAATAGATTCAAACAATGATACATTAAATAATGGGGATTTCTCAGTTTCAGATTCCGAATATACTAACCCTGATATTTATGAAACTGTTGAAGATATGGGTCAATATAAGAATAATAAGAATTTCAAAATTATACGTGCTAAAGGTGAATTAAGAGAAACAATTGCATGCTTACAAATGTTGGCGTCAGAATTAAATCTACCCTATAGAGTAGATGCAATTGATAAGATACTTCGCGACAATTTAACAAGTGGGAAGAAGCCAACTATACAACTTTTAGGAAGTATTACCTCTATGATGGGTCTCCGGAGTTTTGCAACAAAATTACCTGCAAAATTTGCAAATAGGCTTCCATCTCCATCATTAATTGTCTGGAAGGAAGCCTTTGCTGTTGTTAAAGAAAGCCGATCAGATTTTCTAGAAATAATTTCACCTAGTGAGGGTTCTATTAAAATTCAGCCTGAACACTTTAATGAATCTTTTCCTGAAGGATTTATTGAATTATTGTCTGTAGAAAAGCACGAGCAAACACCTGAAGTAAAGTTTGGAATTCAATGGCTACTACCATCAATTAATAAATATAAAGGTGTTCTATCTCAAGTTTTGCTTGCCTCATTTGTTGTACAACTTTTTGGTTTAGCTAATCCATTAATGATTCAAATAATTATAGACAAAGTAATTAATCAAAGAAGCATGGATACTTTACAAATTCTAGGATTAGCATTAGTAGTTATAACTATACTTGGAGGAATCATAGGAAGTTTAAGAACATTTTTATTTACTGAAACTACCAATAGAATAGATACAAGGCTTGGAGCAGAGGTTATAGATCATTTACTTCGTTTACCTCTAAATTATTTTGATCGAAGACCTGTAGGAGAATTAGGAAGTAGGGTTGCAGAATTAGAAAAAATTAGAAATTTTTTAACTGGTCAAGCTTTAACAACAATTTTAGATGCAGCCTTTTCGCTCATATACATAATTGTAATGCTATTTTATAGCTGGTTACTTACACTACTTGCTTTAGGTGTAGTTCCTATTCAAATACTAATAACTTTAGTAGGGACTCCATTAATTCGAAGGCAAATAAGAGAGATTGCCCAAGAAAATGCAAAAACACAAAGTCATCTTGTTGAAATCTTAACAGGGATACAAACTGTTAAAGCTCAAAATGTAGAGAGAGTTAGTAGATGGAAATGGCAAGAGCTTTATAACACATATATTGCTAAATCTTTTCAGAAAACTATTACTGGAACAGCCCTTGGAGAGACTAGTCAAGTGCTTCAACAAATTTCGCAGCTTGTAGTGCTTTGGGCTGGAGCTTCTCTTGTTCTCAAAGGTGAGTTAACACTTGGGCAACTAATTGCATTTAGGATTATTTCTTCTTACGTGACTCAACCACTACTAAGACTTAGTACCATATGGCAAAATATACAAGAACTAAGAGTATCCTTTGAAAGATTAGGAGATATTATTGATACTCCTGAAGAGACCTCAGATAA encodes the following:
- a CDS encoding GntR family transcriptional regulator — translated: MRFHIQQDSEIPASSQLYNQICFAIAARHYPPGHRLPSTRQLAMQTGLHRNTISKVYRQLETDGVVEAIAGSGIYVRDQQKQKDLRSGSPSLRKKIIKDVDLEVRKSIDELLNSGCTLQQTRELFTREIDWRLRCGARLLVSTPREDIGASLLIAEELAPHLDVPVEVVPMEELESVLENSSQGTVVTSRYFLQPLEELARRHEVRAVAVDLSDFQKELTILKKLRSGSCVGIVSISPGILRAAEVILHSMRGNEILLMTANPDVGSRLITLLRTASHVICDNPSLPVIEHTLRQNRSQLMRMPQIHCAQKYLSDSTIEELSKEIGLQE
- the cysE gene encoding serine O-acetyltransferase is translated as MFRSLRSDFSIIKERDPAARNVWEIIFCYPGFQALAIHRLSHKLWKYKLPLLPRLLSHITRFLTGVEIHPGAKIGRGVFIDHGMGVVIGETSEIGDRCLLYQGVTLGGTGKESGKRHPTLESNVVVGAGAKVLGGIRVGTNTRIGAGSVVVKHVEANSTVVGIPGRVVHQSGEKINPLAHSALPDTEANVLRNLMERIDQLESDILGLQDLVIKIQTKRKKEDIIFGESQSLRDKEIIEFIGDEINETNS
- a CDS encoding ABC transporter permease, with amino-acid sequence MLLDNFKFAFKTRKAWWYTATSRSRARFARTTLGSFWLGLSNLLSIGTLGVVYGTVFSVDNFSSYFIYLGFGLVIWNTISSSISNSPNLFVHNSSNIKNMNLKPIFYTLEEWSFQVQTFIQSFILVFLVFLFFKLSLISNLLIYSWIPFFNFLIFIYWFPVIVCLISVRFTDIAQLVPIVLQLVFLTSPILYTKESLGSLSWITNLNFIYQILDPLRLSIINGSINYQNSILILSFNFVGLFITFRLLDLESKRLPFLL
- a CDS encoding ATP-binding cassette domain-containing protein, whose protein sequence is MINVDTNDLQKLYIAYFGRPGDPSGINYWLSRSNESITLREISNELSRQDEYTKYVAHEKSLEFKINKIYLNLFNRKADFDGLNYWIDMVNNKDYQISDIVYNLLYVKNKPYSIDINQEEKDINIIQNKTSASEIFTKQISKSITLINLYKPDSITPWLSGKSFIRVSNFLANITHEKVSYENVKDFISSLSDDSLNILTKSAIEIKGVSLSIPIYYLENRSLTKRVAKKVINITGGALDQSKNRTNIIALNNINLKIMKGERVALIGHNGSGKSSFLRLISGIYLPTSGKIKILVDVYPMLQKTFLTSSELSGIDACKAHYLLKNHTLKGFETFLNEIIEFSGLGSYISLPIKTYSEGMSARLIFSILTSSPHDCLAIDEGFGTGDADFCDRAEERMKQFMESAATLFLASHSEELLKQFCNRGIVFSHGSIAYDGPLDAALNYYHTHDYYRKNVIG
- the secA gene encoding preprotein translocase subunit SecA — encoded protein: MFAKLLGDPNGRKLKRYSPLVTDINILEEDLLNISDEDLRTRTSNFRIKLEKTSSFDEQLALLDNLLPEAFAVVREASKRVLGMRHFDVQLIGGMVLHEGQIAEMKTGEGKTLVATLPSYLNALTGRGVHVVTVNDYLARRDAEWMGQIHRFLGLSVGLVQQSMAPPERKKNYSCDITYATNSELGFDYLRDNMAADKSEIVQRDFQFCVIDEVDSILIDEARTPLIISGQVERPQEKYQKAAAVVENLKRAIDTSKDGIDPEGDYEVDEKQRSCILTDEGFAKTEELLKVKDLFDPKDPWAHYVTNALKAKELFVKDVNYIVRDKEAVIVDEFTGRVMPGRRWSDGQHQAIEAKENLPIQPETQTLASITYQNFFLLYPRLSGMTGTAKTEEVEFEKTYKLETTVVPTNRRISREDWVDQVFKTESGKWRAVAKETADIHNQGRPVLVGTTSVEKSELLSTLLSEQQIPHNLLNAKPENVEREAEIVAQAGRSGAVTIATNMAGRGTDIILGGNSDYMSRLKIKEILSSRLIKPEEGHKPPIPLQRNSESVGFSESEKQQSKRSKKIQSVSLKNIFPVLLSEETEQKLVSLASKLVKEWGDRALSSIELDDYIATAAEKTPTQDKNIEELRNAIQLIKKEYEVVLNQEETNVRQAGGLHVIGTERHESRRVDNQLRGRSGRQGDLGSTRFFLSLEDNLLRIFGGDRVAGLMNAFRVEEDMPIESGMLTRSLEGAQKKVETYYYDIRKQIFEYDEVMNNQRKAVYSERRRVLDGKELKLQVIGYGQRTMEEIVEAYVNEDLPPEEWDLVNLVSKVKEFIYLLSDLKSEELLGLNKNELKDFLKEQLRNAYDIKEAQVEQTHPGIMRQAERFFILQQLDTLWRDHLQSMDSLRESVGLRGYGQKDPLIEYKNEGYDMFLDMMINMRRNVIYSMFMFQPAQKKVEV
- the gmd gene encoding GDP-mannose 4,6-dehydratase, with product MSQNKTALITGITGQDGSYLAKLLLEKGYEVHGMIRRSSQKNTQLIDNLSHYDHNQKLQLHYGDLTHSTNILRIIHDAQPDEIYNLGAQSHVHVSFDTPEYTAQTDALGPLRILEAVRILGLTKKTKVYQASTSELYGLVKETPQNEKTPFHPRSPYGVAKLYAYWIVVNYREAYGMFACNGILFNHESPRRGETFVTRKITKSLSRIELGLQEYLDIGNLESLRDWGHAKDYVEMQWLMLQQKEPRDYVIATGQQISVRKFIELSAQELQWGDIIWEGKGSDEIGKRSDNNKIVIRVNKKYYRPSEVQTLVGDASKARQELGWLPKISLKEMISEMIKNDLNEAKKELN
- a CDS encoding DUF6447 family protein, which codes for MAKITIDGKDYDTDSFSDDAKKNFASLQFVQTEINRLQSLLAVAKTAQVAYSTALKNAVES
- a CDS encoding peptidylprolyl isomerase; this translates as MLETLDCLSNKSILLLEKNRLLFPLIKTELIKSELDNLTIEKEIEKKNIEKIKEKYGLTDDEKFEEWLKSQNLQKIEFEHAALQNLKLQEFYQQNFSNKLDARFLKRKSQLDIIIYSIIRVKDPYKAQELYQRIIEKEACFEDLAAKYSEGIEKRTRGIVGPIEAAKTHPGVLQILRTSEPGFINQPLQVQGFYVVTRLESYDAAELDEFMRKKMGEELFNDYIETKSEELRQNILNKNPEK
- a CDS encoding ABC transporter transmembrane domain-containing protein, which encodes MNINFREIEAFKNIDAANIEKLKADAQLIKFSLGQPLCKKEIIPNKVFIILQGQARFLHDNGMSSETIVKLKPITFVGLSSILRAHGCEEIMAVNELIAIGLSDTIILDLYENDLNFRDWCQSKIQFPEIYSIANHLNENLPKKIFNLKELINILIKNIRLKSIVDEEILEPKEDYVSIAGSDNIDGYRLYDLINVRKKISIRGKLDGRVFEIPKEIYEKISQLSSSIDSNNDTLNNGDFSVSDSEYTNPDIYETVEDMGQYKNNKNFKIIRAKGELRETIACLQMLASELNLPYRVDAIDKILRDNLTSGKKPTIQLLGSITSMMGLRSFATKLPAKFANRLPSPSLIVWKEAFAVVKESRSDFLEIISPSEGSIKIQPEHFNESFPEGFIELLSVEKHEQTPEVKFGIQWLLPSINKYKGVLSQVLLASFVVQLFGLANPLMIQIIIDKVINQRSMDTLQILGLALVVITILGGIIGSLRTFLFTETTNRIDTRLGAEVIDHLLRLPLNYFDRRPVGELGSRVAELEKIRNFLTGQALTTILDAAFSLIYIIVMLFYSWLLTLLALGVVPIQILITLVGTPLIRRQIREIAQENAKTQSHLVEILTGIQTVKAQNVERVSRWKWQELYNTYIAKSFQKTITGTALGETSQVLQQISQLVVLWAGASLVLKGELTLGQLIAFRIISSYVTQPLLRLSTIWQNIQELRVSFERLGDIIDTPEETSDKDKEKIPLPSITGNVEFKNIFFTFNDDKDVILKNINLKIKSGQFVGVVGQSGSGKSTLMKLLPRLYKPQGGKVLIDNYDVNKVELYSLRRQIGIVPQEPLLFAGSINSNIALTDPEAPSEEIVKAARIANAHDFIMDLNDGYSTNIGERGSGLSGGQKQRIAIARTLLSNPKLLIMDEATSALDYETERKVCEGLRSSSKGRTVFFITHRLSTVKNSDLILMLHEGTIVETGTHEELMNLKGRYFALYCQQESN